In a single window of the Papaver somniferum cultivar HN1 chromosome 8, ASM357369v1, whole genome shotgun sequence genome:
- the LOC113305631 gene encoding uncharacterized protein LOC113305631 — translation MAILTSSCSSIFLPNLISRQNHCNSGIIFPNLRNPRISKSNVHLFSKTKFQSLIYSQLCTSEKTLTLDTSALDISVAVTEDEIWASACLRVRSFYDFKQSFGIEDHKKHLAKLEFEASKERIAGTTEGFKRVCCVNVTLPLSRMSSSSDELCSACKYSANGEDRVVIGTLDINQCVRLPDEITGKRPQGSGADVSRAYLSNVCVAKELQRNGLGYLLVSKSKKVAQEWGITDLYVHVAFENEPGRRLYEKSGFVYESDEPAWQARYLDRPKRILLWSDLALYGLIWLALTTRSITYNVLMFLFCFVIITLVFCFQYDILIFAFHLSHQQLMFIATFLGHKYQKPKGICMNTDERRLPCIKHSFDSGGVAVVLVEMDADDNTSIMNAQQENVGKIEFDRIQAQIEQQAGFANNHDDDEDESDDEFDVVVPLDD, via the exons ATGGCGATTCTAACTTCTTCTTGTTCATCGATTTTTCTTCCCAATTTAATTTCGAGACAAAATCACTGTAATTCTGGAATAATTTTCCCTAATttaagaaaccctagaatcaGCAAATCAAATGTACATCTCTTTTCTAAAACCAAATTCCAATCCCTTATTTATAGTCAACTCTGTACAAGTGAGAAAACCCTTACTTTAGATACCTCTGCTTTAGATATTTCTGTTGCTgttactgaagatgaaatttgggCTTCTGCTTGCCTTCGAGTTCGATCCTTCTATGATTTCAAGCAATCTTTTGGTATCGAA GATCACAAGAAGCACTTGGCCAAGCTTGAATTTGAAGCGTCCAAAGAACGCATCGCCGGGACAACGGAAGGATTTAAAAGGGTGTGTTGCGTAAATGTCACTCTTCCATTGTCACGCATGTCGAGCTCTTCGGATGAACTATGTTCAGCATGCAAG TATTCTGCTAATGGAGAAGACCGAGTAGTCATTGGAACTCTTGACATAAACCAGTGCGTGAGACTTCCGGATGAAATAACAGGGAAGAGGCCACAG GGCAGTGGTGCTGATGTTTCAAGGGCATATTTGAGCAATGTATGTGTAGCCAAGGAGCTGCAGAGAAACGGTCTCGGTTATTTATTGGTATCCAAGTCAAAAAAAGTTGCTCAAGAATGGG GCATAACTGATCTATACGTCCATGTAGCTTTTGAGAATGAACCAGGGAGAAGGTTGTATGAAAAGAGTGGTTTTGTATATGAAAGTGATGAGCCAGCTTGGCAAGCTAGGTATCTTGATCGACCAAAACGGATTCTTCTATGGTCTGATCTGGCTCTCTATGGTCTGATCTGGCTCGCACTCACAACTCGTAGTATAACATATAATGTCCTAATGTTCCTATTCTGTTTTGTTATAATTACACTGGTATTCTGCTTTCAATATGATATACTAATTTTCGCGTTTCACCTTTCCCATCAGCAGCTAATGTTCATAGCAACATTTTTGGGACACAAATATCAGAAACCGAAGGGAATTTGTATGAATACAGATGAAAGACGTTTACCAT GTATCAAACATTCTTTTGATTCTGGTGGAGTTGCTGTGGTGTTAGTAGAAATGGATGCTGACG ataacacttcaattatgaacgcCCAACAAGAAAATGTGGGGAAAATCGAATTTGACAGGATTCAAGCACAGATTGAACAACAAGCTGGATTTGCTAACAACCATGATGATGACGAGGATGAGTCCGATGATGAGTTCGATGTAGTAGTTCCTCTAGATGATTGA
- the LOC113303332 gene encoding uncharacterized protein LOC113303332, whose protein sequence is MNLDGLLHTMVSFLLKLLIGQSLIEYLVQFRIPLIFWKLNLPPKIKHFLCKCINDCLAVNGNIGRYVQHVDKKCPLCNTHIETVDHLLLDCHVIKDMYTGVNSVFTGMYNGNNLKNWVATWYANVTTTRQTNHDFIISAGFMLWHSWKSRCAKVFDHAWKSRCAKVFDNVQVQVNLYKRRVQGDITNWNNAHRQQNNTSSGTCI, encoded by the exons ATGAACTTAGATGGACTCTTGCATACGATGGTGAGTTTTCTGTTAAAACTGCTTATAGGGCAATCACTGATAGAGTATTTGGTCCAATTTAGGATACCTTTAATTTTCTGGAAGCTTAATCTGCCACCAAAAATTAAGCATTTCCTATGTAAATGTATTAACGATTGTCTTGCTGTTAATGGGAATATAGGAAGGTATGTCCAACATGTTGATAAAAAATGCCCTCTTTGCAATACTCATATTGAAACAGTAGATCATCTCCTTTTGGATTGCCATGTAATTAAGGATATGTATACTGGTGTGAATAGTGTCTTTACAGGGATGTATAATGGTAACAATCTAAAAAATTGGGTAGCAACCTGGTATGCAAATGTAACAACTACTAGACAGACTAACCATGACTTTATAATTAGTGCTGGTTTTATGCTATGGCATTCTTGGAAGTCAAGATGTGCAAAAGTTTTTGATCATGCTTGGAAGTCAAGATGTGCAAAAGTGTTTGATAATGTGCAAGTGCAGGTAAACTTGTACAAAAGACGGGTGCAAGGAGACATTACAAACTGGAACAATGCTCACAGGCAGCAAAACAATACTAGTTCTG GGACATGTATTTGA